The Cylindrospermopsis curvispora GIHE-G1 genome contains a region encoding:
- the devC gene encoding ABC transporter permease DevC — protein sequence MISKLFLKTPLAWRQLMKERTRLAVAVAGITFADMLIFIQMGFESALFDAAIQPHRKLLGDLVLINPQFNSLFSTKSFSRDKLYQALGYDGVASVNSIYIGTAQWRNPQTRIDRPILVWGVDPYQPGLRFPEVEKNKDTLKSLNHIMFDQAGRPEYGEVGKIFRKTGNFQTELNNNLVSVRGLFSNGASFAADGNVVASDSTFLRLFPQRKPDQIEVGLINLKPGTDIQKLKAQLKIGLNPDPNSPFVEVGTTEDFAQKEKNYWATSTGIGFIFGLGVGVGFIVGIVIVYQILYSDVSDHLPEYATLKAMGYTDWYLLGVLIQESLFLAILGYLPSLFLSFGLYQLTFVATMLPITMKAERAINVFILTVIMCSISGAIALGKLRSADPADIF from the coding sequence ATGATATCAAAACTTTTTCTTAAAACCCCTTTGGCGTGGCGACAGCTCATGAAAGAAAGGACTCGATTGGCAGTTGCTGTGGCGGGTATTACTTTTGCTGATATGTTGATCTTTATCCAGATGGGATTTGAAAGTGCTTTATTTGATGCAGCAATTCAACCCCATCGCAAATTGCTGGGAGATTTAGTGTTAATTAATCCTCAATTTAATAGCTTGTTTTCCACGAAAAGTTTTTCTAGAGATAAACTATATCAAGCACTAGGGTATGATGGGGTAGCATCGGTTAATTCCATTTACATTGGTACGGCACAATGGCGCAATCCTCAAACACGAATTGATCGACCAATTTTGGTTTGGGGAGTTGATCCCTATCAACCTGGATTGAGATTTCCCGAAGTAGAAAAAAATAAAGATACTCTCAAATCACTCAATCATATTATGTTTGACCAAGCTGGTCGTCCCGAATATGGTGAGGTTGGTAAAATATTTCGAAAAACCGGCAACTTCCAAACGGAACTGAATAATAATTTGGTCAGCGTGAGGGGTTTATTTAGTAATGGTGCTTCCTTTGCAGCTGATGGCAATGTGGTGGCTAGTGACTCCACATTTTTACGATTATTTCCCCAACGCAAACCCGATCAAATTGAAGTGGGACTAATTAATTTAAAACCCGGTACAGATATCCAGAAATTAAAGGCACAACTGAAAATTGGGTTGAACCCCGATCCTAATAGCCCATTTGTGGAAGTGGGCACAACAGAGGATTTTGCCCAAAAAGAAAAGAATTACTGGGCCACTAGCACAGGGATTGGTTTCATTTTTGGTTTGGGTGTAGGGGTGGGTTTTATTGTTGGTATTGTCATTGTCTATCAGATTCTTTATTCAGACGTTTCTGACCATCTTCCTGAATACGCTACCCTCAAGGCTATGGGTTACACTGACTGGTATCTTTTAGGAGTTCTGATTCAGGAATCTTTATTTTTGGCTATTCTGGGTTATTTGCCTTCACTATTCCTGTCTTTTGGATTATATCAATTAACTTTTGTCGCTACCATGTTACCCATTACTATGAAAGCTGAACGGGCAATTAATGTATTTATTTTAACGGTAATTATGTGTAGTATTTCTGGAGCGATCGCCCTAGGTAAACTTCGTTCTGCTGACCCGGCGGATATTTTTTAG
- a CDS encoding DevA family ABC transporter ATP-binding protein, with the protein MLGITYDAKIATQTVIEVSQLNHYFGEGALKKQVLFDINLQIKSGEIVIMTGPSGSGKTTLLSLMGGLRSAQEGSLQILNQEVCGASKRVLTKMRRQIGYIFQAHNLMSFLTAKENVKMSLELHPEYLNQDINTKAIAMLEQVGLGDRVNYYPESLSGGQKQRVAIARALVSHPKIVLADEPTASLDKQSGRDVVELMQKLAKEQGCTILLVTHDNRILDIADRIIYMEDGQLR; encoded by the coding sequence ATGTTAGGAATTACCTACGATGCAAAAATAGCAACTCAGACAGTAATTGAAGTTTCTCAACTCAATCATTATTTTGGTGAAGGTGCTTTAAAAAAACAAGTTCTATTTGATATTAATTTACAGATTAAATCTGGAGAGATTGTAATTATGACAGGTCCTTCTGGTTCAGGTAAAACCACTCTCTTATCCTTAATGGGTGGTTTACGTTCTGCACAAGAAGGCAGCTTGCAAATACTCAACCAAGAGGTTTGTGGTGCTAGCAAGAGAGTCTTAACCAAAATGCGCAGACAAATAGGCTACATTTTCCAGGCTCATAATTTAATGAGCTTTTTAACTGCAAAAGAGAATGTAAAAATGTCCTTAGAACTGCACCCTGAGTATTTAAATCAAGACATTAATACCAAAGCCATAGCAATGTTAGAGCAAGTTGGACTAGGCGATCGAGTCAACTACTATCCAGAAAGTTTATCAGGAGGACAAAAGCAAAGAGTTGCGATCGCTCGTGCATTGGTCAGTCATCCCAAAATAGTACTAGCGGACGAACCAACTGCTTCCCTAGATAAACAATCAGGAAGGGATGTGGTGGAACTAATGCAAAAGCTGGCTAAAGAACAGGGTTGCACGATTTTACTAGTTACCCATGACAATCGGATTTTAGATATAGCAGATCGAATCATTTATATGGAAGATGGTCAACTGCGTTGA
- a CDS encoding methylmalonic aciduria and homocystinuria type D protein has protein sequence MVNSLSVRTSDPSYPINLVGKTGQAVYISIHNPSQYICANCEQILPDWKQQQFLWVIVVLQQSKYPLVEMTGEIETEKEKLREKFIRFGCDVAFNLRDQGYTTDLIDPRTGYPLLSHPGLIPHDDTAVAKALLNYPVIKNKCCVLVHPQWGTAVYPSVLLSSAPPEVILSAIKSIAPLHGWMEVDN, from the coding sequence GTGGTCAACTCTCTAAGTGTTCGCACTTCCGATCCCAGCTATCCTATTAATTTAGTTGGCAAAACAGGACAAGCTGTGTACATTTCCATTCATAACCCCAGTCAATATATCTGTGCCAACTGCGAACAGATATTGCCAGATTGGAAACAACAACAATTCTTATGGGTGATAGTTGTATTACAACAATCAAAATATCCACTGGTAGAAATGACTGGGGAAATAGAAACAGAAAAAGAAAAATTGCGGGAAAAGTTTATCAGGTTCGGTTGTGACGTGGCTTTCAATTTACGAGATCAAGGTTATACTACCGATTTAATTGATCCCCGCACGGGTTATCCCTTACTTTCCCATCCGGGTCTGATTCCCCATGATGACACTGCAGTTGCTAAAGCATTGCTAAATTATCCCGTAATTAAAAATAAATGCTGTGTCTTAGTTCATCCCCAGTGGGGTACCGCTGTTTATCCCAGCGTTTTACTTTCTAGTGCGCCACCAGAAGTAATCCTATCGGCCATTAAATCTATTGCTCCCTTACATGGTTGGATGGAAGTTGATAATTAA
- a CDS encoding potassium channel family protein, whose translation MYSTLEDKYKRIQQELMAGALALVLVFLVGTCWYCLVEGWSWEDAAYMTVITLATVGYGETNPLGSRGRLFTIALILMGVVNIGYIVNRFTQAIIEGYFQQGIKVRQQRRLMESLIGHYIICGFSRTGRQIAKEFQAESVSFVVVDSNMESVQEAESQGYMVYQGDATLDDTLSKVSIQRAVCIVAALPSDAENLYTVLSAKTLNPKIRAIARASTEESLQKLQRGGADTVISPYITGGKRMAAAALRPQVLDFVDGILSGTDRQLYMEEFLLDGDCPFLGQTLQKAKLRSQTGALVLAIRRSDGNLIGGPTGDTILISGDTLICMGTAEQLRGLNQVLAPMNSRQLRRPKHI comes from the coding sequence GTGTACTCTACCCTGGAAGACAAATATAAACGGATTCAGCAGGAGCTAATGGCTGGTGCTTTGGCTCTAGTTTTGGTGTTCCTTGTTGGTACTTGTTGGTATTGTTTAGTAGAAGGGTGGTCATGGGAGGATGCTGCTTATATGACCGTCATTACCTTGGCCACTGTGGGATATGGGGAAACCAATCCTTTAGGTAGTCGGGGGCGTTTATTTACTATTGCCTTGATATTGATGGGTGTAGTTAATATTGGTTACATAGTTAATAGATTTACACAGGCAATAATTGAAGGCTATTTTCAACAAGGCATTAAAGTTCGACAACAAAGGCGTTTAATGGAATCATTAATAGGTCACTACATTATCTGTGGTTTTAGTCGTACCGGTAGACAAATTGCTAAAGAATTTCAGGCCGAGTCCGTGTCCTTTGTGGTGGTTGATTCTAATATGGAATCCGTACAAGAGGCGGAGTCCCAGGGTTATATGGTCTATCAAGGTGATGCTACCCTGGATGACACCTTGTCGAAGGTAAGTATACAACGTGCTGTTTGTATTGTGGCGGCCTTACCCTCTGATGCTGAAAATTTATATACCGTATTATCAGCAAAAACCCTTAACCCCAAAATTAGGGCGATCGCCCGAGCGAGTACGGAGGAGTCTTTACAAAAACTACAACGTGGGGGAGCTGACACAGTAATTTCACCATACATTACTGGAGGTAAAAGGATGGCAGCAGCGGCGTTAAGACCCCAGGTACTAGATTTTGTTGATGGTATACTTTCGGGGACGGACAGACAGTTATACATGGAAGAATTTTTACTGGATGGTGATTGTCCATTCCTAGGACAGACTCTACAAAAGGCAAAATTGCGATCGCAAACTGGTGCTCTAGTATTAGCAATTCGGCGGAGTGATGGAAACTTGATTGGGGGACCGACGGGGGATACAATATTAATATCCGGAGATACCCTGATTTGTATGGGTACGGCGGAACAATTACGGGGTTTAAACCAAGTTTTAGCTCCGATGAATTCCCGACAGTTAAGACGTCCAAAACATATTTAG
- a CDS encoding aspartate aminotransferase family protein: MSGMNVFSVDNFNQVVMSTYGRFPIALERGAGCRVWDTQGKEYLDFVAGIATCTLGHAHPAMVEAVTHQIQKLHHVSNLYYIPEQGELAKWIVDHSCADRVFFCNSGAEANEAAIKLARKYAHKILDIAHPIILTAHASFHGRTLATVTATGQPKYQKNFDPLVPGFHYIKYNDIKEVEAAVSELDEGNYRVCAILIEPLQGEGGVRPGDKEYFQRLREICDETGILLIFDEVQIGMGRSGKLWGYEHLGVEPDIFTSAKGLGGGIPIGAMMSKKFCDIFEPGEHASTFGGNPFACGVALTVCQTLERENILENVQEQGAHLREGLKMIARKYPRHISQVRGWGLINGMEIKEDSPLTASDVVRAAMEEGLLLVPAGPKVVRFVPPLIVTDTDINQALQCVEKCMARISDRLM; the protein is encoded by the coding sequence ATGTCAGGTATGAATGTATTTAGTGTGGATAATTTTAACCAAGTAGTGATGTCCACCTACGGACGTTTTCCCATTGCCCTGGAACGGGGTGCTGGTTGTAGAGTTTGGGATACCCAGGGTAAGGAATATCTTGACTTTGTTGCTGGTATAGCTACTTGTACTTTAGGACACGCCCACCCGGCTATGGTAGAAGCAGTAACCCACCAGATTCAAAAGCTACACCATGTTTCCAATCTCTATTATATTCCAGAACAGGGGGAACTGGCTAAATGGATTGTAGATCATTCCTGTGCTGACCGGGTGTTTTTCTGCAATTCTGGAGCGGAAGCCAATGAAGCGGCCATTAAACTTGCCCGGAAATATGCTCACAAGATTCTAGACATTGCCCACCCCATTATTTTAACTGCTCATGCTAGTTTTCATGGTCGAACCCTAGCTACTGTCACAGCTACGGGACAACCCAAATATCAGAAAAACTTTGATCCCCTAGTTCCCGGGTTCCATTATATTAAATACAATGATATCAAAGAAGTAGAAGCAGCAGTCAGTGAGTTAGATGAAGGCAATTATCGGGTTTGTGCAATTTTAATTGAGCCATTACAGGGCGAAGGAGGGGTTCGTCCCGGTGACAAGGAGTATTTCCAAAGATTAAGGGAAATTTGTGATGAAACGGGCATTTTATTGATTTTCGATGAAGTCCAAATAGGAATGGGACGCAGCGGTAAATTATGGGGTTATGAACATTTAGGTGTGGAACCGGATATTTTTACCAGTGCCAAGGGGTTAGGTGGAGGTATTCCCATTGGGGCCATGATGAGCAAGAAATTTTGTGACATCTTTGAACCCGGGGAACATGCGAGCACATTTGGTGGTAATCCTTTTGCTTGCGGTGTAGCTTTGACGGTTTGCCAGACCTTGGAAAGGGAAAATATTTTAGAGAATGTTCAGGAGCAGGGGGCCCATTTACGGGAAGGACTAAAAATGATTGCCCGCAAATATCCTCGCCATATTTCCCAGGTACGCGGTTGGGGACTAATTAATGGTATGGAAATTAAGGAAGATAGTCCCTTAACCGCATCGGATGTGGTCAGAGCTGCTATGGAAGAAGGGTTGTTACTAGTACCAGCTGGTCCCAAGGTAGTCCGGTTTGTACCTCCCCTAATTGTTACAGATACTGATATCAATCAGGCATTACAGTGTGTAGAAAAGTGCATGGCGAGAATTAGCGATAGACTCATGTGA
- the arsJ gene encoding organoarsenical effux MFS transporter ArsJ — translation MNHSADSGANLRNYAVVTLAYWGFTITDGALRMLVLLYFNQIGYTPLQIAFLFLFYEIFGIVTNFLGGWVGSQLGLKVTLYSGIGLQVFSLLMLSWLNADWVQWLAVLYVMVAQAFSGIAKDLTKMSSKSAIRLVVPQDAQSSLFKWVAILTGSKNALKGIGFFVGSALLSLFGFVNALLIMAGALFLIMFTGLLLPKGMGKIKKKVKFSQLFSKSEEINILSAARFFLFGSRDVWFVVGLPVFLREVLGWSFYQVGGFLATWVIGYGIVQFFAPNLMKKFGSGRAPTAKNIQFWTFTLTAIPCIIALALQSGMPANIVMISGLMLFGVVFAFNSAVHSYLVLAFTDDDKVALNVGFYYMANSGGRLAGTVLSGLVYQLFGLVGCLWTSMIFVLGAGLVSLKLPNPNPSKDIVWKGGEGD, via the coding sequence ATGAACCATAGTGCTGATTCAGGTGCAAATTTGAGAAATTATGCCGTAGTTACCCTAGCCTATTGGGGTTTTACTATTACAGACGGCGCATTGAGAATGCTAGTTTTGTTATACTTTAATCAAATTGGTTACACCCCCTTACAAATTGCCTTTTTATTTCTGTTTTATGAGATATTTGGCATCGTTACTAATTTTTTAGGTGGATGGGTGGGATCCCAATTAGGTCTGAAAGTTACTCTTTATAGTGGTATAGGTTTACAAGTTTTTTCTTTGTTAATGTTGTCTTGGTTAAATGCAGATTGGGTCCAGTGGTTAGCAGTTCTTTATGTGATGGTGGCCCAGGCATTTTCTGGCATTGCCAAGGATTTAACTAAGATGAGCTCCAAAAGTGCTATTCGTTTAGTGGTTCCTCAAGATGCTCAATCTTCCCTATTCAAATGGGTGGCAATTTTAACCGGTTCTAAAAATGCCTTAAAAGGAATTGGTTTTTTTGTTGGTAGTGCTTTGTTATCATTATTTGGCTTTGTCAATGCTCTCTTAATTATGGCTGGCGCACTATTTTTGATTATGTTCACAGGATTATTATTACCCAAAGGGATGGGGAAAATTAAAAAGAAAGTTAAATTCAGTCAGCTATTTTCTAAAAGTGAAGAGATCAACATTTTATCCGCAGCTAGATTCTTTTTGTTTGGCTCCCGTGATGTTTGGTTTGTAGTTGGTTTACCGGTATTTTTACGTGAAGTTTTGGGTTGGTCTTTTTATCAAGTAGGTGGATTCTTAGCAACCTGGGTGATTGGCTATGGAATTGTACAATTTTTCGCTCCCAATTTAATGAAGAAATTTGGTTCCGGTCGGGCACCAACAGCCAAAAATATTCAATTTTGGACATTTACCTTGACAGCTATTCCTTGTATTATAGCATTAGCTCTTCAAAGCGGGATGCCTGCTAATATAGTTATGATTAGCGGACTAATGTTATTTGGTGTGGTATTTGCCTTTAATTCTGCGGTTCACTCCTACCTAGTTTTGGCATTTACCGATGATGACAAAGTAGCTTTAAACGTTGGTTTTTATTACATGGCTAATTCTGGTGGTCGTTTAGCGGGAACAGTATTATCCGGGTTAGTCTATCAGTTATTTGGCTTAGTGGGTTGTTTGTGGACATCAATGATTTTTGTGTTGGGAGCTGGTTTAGTTTCCTTAAAGTTACCAAATCCCAATCCAAGTAAGGATATTGTGTGGAAGGGAGGAGAGGGGGACTGA